The genome window CCGCGGTGGATGTAAACCAATGAGCCGGCCGGAGGACAGCGGAAGGGGTTGTCGGGGGGATTTTCGATCCGGAACTCCAGAACCGAGACCGGACCGCTTCCCAAGGCGCGCACCGGAAAATACTTCGTCCCGGCGCGAAGGTCGCCATCCACTTCGAGCTCCAGCCGCTCCCGCCCGCGATACCAGCGGCCTTCTAAGCGGAGCTCGAGGTCCGAAGAGAAGCGCCTCAGGAAGGCGTCGCGCGCGCCGAAATGAAGCCGGGCCAAAAGCTCCCCGTCGTGCCGGGCGCGGGCTTCCGCGTCGCGGTCCCCTGCGCCGTGGCGAGCGGCAGCCTCGCTCGCCAGCGCTTCGCTCAGGCGCCGGCGGACCTCGGCCAGCCGGCTGCGAACCGTCCCCACGGGGACCCCAAGAATCCGCGCGATCTCCTCATAGGAGTCGAACGTCCCGAAGTGGCGCAGGAGCGCCGTCGCGCACAGGTCCGCCGGCAGCCGGGAGAGGGCGCGGCGGATCCAGCCGCCGAGCAATCGGCCGTCGAGCTCCTCCTCGATTGCCCTTTCCGGATCCCCACGCGGCACGGAAATCCCCGAGAGCGCGACCTCGGCCTGCCGCCGCTCCCGGAGGGCCATTCGGCAGACATTGCGCTGGATCTCCTCGAGCCACGGGCGCGCGAGGAGGGGGTCCCGCAGCGTATGGAGACGGGTCATCGCCCGCAGGCACGCCTCCTGAACGGCGTCTTCGACCTGAGGACCGTGGCCGAGGTAGGACAGAGCGATCGCGACCAGCCGTCCTCGGTGGCGCTCGAGCAACGCTCCGAGGCTCCCGGCGTCTCCCGCCCGTGCGGCCGCCACCAGCTCGGCGTCGGGCACCATGCTTCCCCGTTATGGTACAGGGACCAGGACGCGACGTCCAAAGTCCCAAGCTCCCTCTGCAACCCCTCGTTTTTCGGGATTCGCCGCTCCTCGCCCTCGCGCGCGTGCCGGCCGGCCCCCGGGCGCGGCCTTTTCCGCCCCGAAATCGCGAGCCCTGAGCCGCAACCCCGGGGTTCCCTTGTATTATGAAGCGAAGGGCCGAAGCCGGAGCTCCCCCGCGATTCCGCGCTTCGGTGCCGGGAACGGTCACAAAGCGGGCCGTCGCGATATTACCTTAGACGACCGTTCCGCGGTCGAACCGATCCCATGAGGAGCCCGTCATGATGCGTCTGGCCGCCCTCGCCGTCCTCGCGCCCCTGGCCTTCCGGCCTCAAAGCGATCCCTCGCCGGCCCCCCTGCGCCTCGAACCCGGCGCCCGCATCGTCCTGAT of Planctomycetota bacterium contains these proteins:
- a CDS encoding RNA polymerase sigma factor, with translation MVPDAELVAAARAGDAGSLGALLERHRGRLVAIALSYLGHGPQVEDAVQEACLRAMTRLHTLRDPLLARPWLEEIQRNVCRMALRERRQAEVALSGISVPRGDPERAIEEELDGRLLGGWIRRALSRLPADLCATALLRHFGTFDSYEEIARILGVPVGTVRSRLAEVRRRLSEALASEAAARHGAGDRDAEARARHDGELLARLHFGARDAFLRRFSSDLELRLEGRWYRGRERLELEVDGDLRAGTKYFPVRALGSGPVSVLEFRIENPPDNPFRCPPAGSLVYIHRGQAVARAFVYMAARPSASERRAIMEKTR